In the genome of Raphanus sativus cultivar WK10039 chromosome 4, ASM80110v3, whole genome shotgun sequence, one region contains:
- the LOC130511823 gene encoding uncharacterized protein LOC130511823 produces MASPNPYAAKHTSPPRSTAAATPPSVSVSHTGGGFFSNKSVLLGMFLLALPLFPSQAPDFVGETVLTKLWELIHLLFVGIAVAYGLFSRRNVESNVELRRSGVDDESSLSYVSRILQVSSVFDEEEELENPCSFVDVSARASAVVKEMNKSDSFAVDESLSEYGEINQVQAWNSQYFQGRSKVVVARPAYGLDGHHVVHQSLGLPVRSLRSALEDKEKAEEDESLAADNDEVMAAAAPSSSPWHSSPEMMGTADDETRFTTRSSVSSSSSSKTSFESHDQKNRYSPSRSVSGESLDSNVEEKSHQGSSRSSSPSLPPSPPLSPSPDDTHRRVLQSRHYYSDGSLLGCEDKLEGSESGKNKSRRSYPPDGADHSTTSRRRYLQQKSDSHLFEKRLESDHNKVSVKKVRSHDSFEFQPRRAMLSSRGGSDTLVVKDSKRNSADDDDVDSEDYDLPGEENKEVIPNSPQSWRAYRGKSVRTIRSDRNHGDSSADDRGESHGRTKPRRQWQQELAIVLHQEKQHSEPDDVAEETETEAELPQETLEEEEEEEVAAWESQSNNVSNEHYEVDRKADEFIAKFREQIRLQKLHSGEQQRRGGGTGAIRNSHFR; encoded by the coding sequence GCGAAGCACCGCCGCCGCTACGCCGCCGTCTGTGTCTGTCTCCCACACCGGTGGAGGATTCTTCTCTAATAAGTCTGTCCTACTCGGTATGTTCCTCCTCGCCTTGCCGTTGTTTCCTTCTCAGGCTCCCGATTTCGTCGGAGAGACGGTTCTCACCAAGCTCTGGGAGCTGATCCACCTCCTGTTCGTCGGCATTGCCGTCGCTTACGGTTTGTTTAGCCGTAGGAATGTCGAATCAAATGTGGAGTTAAGGAGGAGTGGTGTAGATGATGAGTCTTCCTTGTCATACGTGTCTAGAATCCTCCAGGTTTCCTCTGTTTTCGACGAGGAGGAGGAGTTGGAGAATCCATGTAGTTTTGTTGATGTGAGTGCTCGAGCTTCTGCGGTGGTGAAAGAGATGAATAAGTCTGATTCCTTCGCTGTGGATGAATCTTTGTCTGAATATGGTGAGATCAATCAAGTGCAAGCTTGGAACTCGCAGTATTTTCAAGGAAGGTCTAAGGTTGTGGTTGCTCGACCAGCTTATGGTCTTGATGGTCACCACGTTGTGCACCAGTCACTAGGCTTGCCTGTTAGGAGTTTAAGGTCGGCTCTTGAGGACAAGGAGAAAGCTGAGGAGGATGAGTCATTGGCTGCTGATAATGATGAGGTCATGGCTGCTGCTGCTCCGTCTTCTTCTCCATGGCATTCTAGTCCTGAGATGATGGGAACGGCAGACGATGAAACCCGGTTTACGACCCGGTCtagtgtttcttcttcttcttcatcaaaaaCTAGCTTTGAGTCACATGATCAGAAGAACAGATACTCGCCTTCTCGTTCTGTCTCCGGAGAGTCTTTAGACTCTAACGTGGAGGAAAAGAGTCATCAAGGTTCATCACGGTCTAGCTCGCCATCATTGCCACCATCACCACCACTGTCTCCATCTCCTGATGATACTCACAGGCGTGTCTTACAGTCTAGGCATTATTACAGTGATGGTTCTTTGTTAGGATGTGAAGATAAACTAGAGGGATCTGAATCAGGGAAGAACAAGTCTCGCAGATCTTATCCTCCTGATGGTGCTGATCATTCCACTACTAGTAGAAGACGGTATCTTCAGCAGAAGAGTGATAGCCATCTGTTTGAGAAACGATTAGAGTCTGACCATAACAAGGTGAGTGTCAAGAAGGTGCGGAGCCACGACTCTTTTGAGTTCCAACCAAGGCGTGCAATGCTTTCTTCACGAGGGGGCAGCGACACTTTGGTGGTGAAAGACAGCAAAAGAAACTCTgcggatgatgatgatgtcgaCTCTGAGGATTATGATCTTCCTGGTGAGGAGAACAAGGAAGTGATACCAAACAGTCCGCAATCTTGGAGAGCTTATAGAGGAAAGTCAGTGAGGACCATAAGATCTGACCGCAACCATGGGGATTCATCTGCTGATGACAGAGGGGAAAGCCATGGAAGAACAAAACCAAGAAGACAATGGCAGCAAGAACTAGCAATAGTACTACACCAGGAGAAGCAGCATTCAGAGCCTGATGATGTTGCGGAAGAGACCGAGACCGAGGCTGAGCTACCTCAAGAAACCttagaggaggaagaagaagaggaagttgCTGCTTGGGAAAGCCAGAGCAATAATGTAAGCAATGAGCATTATGAAGTTGATAGAAAGGCTGATGAGTTCATAGCCAAGTTCAGAGAACAGATTAGGTTGCAGAAACTACATTCAGGTGAGCAGCAACGTAGAGGAGGTGGGACTGGCGCTATCAGAAACAGCCATTTCAGATGA
- the LOC108831333 gene encoding uncharacterized protein LOC108831333, which translates to MASPNPYTKHTSPPRSTAAAPPPSVSVSPTGGGFFSNKSVLLGIFLLALPLFPSQAPDFVGETVLTKLWELIHLLFVGIAVAYGLFSRRNVESNVELRRSGVDDESSLSYVSRILQVSSVFDEEEELENPCSFVDVSARASAVVKEMNKSDSFAVDESLSEYGEINQVQAWNSQYFQGRSKVVVARPAYGLDGHHVVHQSLGLPVRSLRSALEDKEKAEEDESLAADNDEVMAAAAPSSSPWHSSPEMMGTADDETRFTTRSSVSSSSSSKTSFESHDQKNRYSPSRSVSGESLDSNVEEKSHQGSSRSSSPSLPPSPPLSPSPDDTHRRVLQSRHYYSDGSLLGCEDKLEGSESGKNKSRRSYPPDGADHSTTSRRRYLQQKSDSHLFEKRLESDHNKVSVKKVRSHDSFEFQPRRAMLSSRGGSDTLVVKDSKRNSADDDDVDSEDYDLPGEENKEVIPNSPQSWRAYRGKSVRTIRSDRNHGDSSADDRGESHGRTKPRRQWQQELAIVLHQEKQHSEPDDVAEETETEAELPQETLEEEEEEEVAAWESQSNNVSNEHYEVDRKADEFIAKFREQIRLQKLHSGEQQRRGGGTGAIRNSHFR; encoded by the coding sequence atGGCGTCTCCCAATCCATACACCAAGCATACTTCTCCGCCGAGAAGCACCGCCGCCGCTCCGCCGCCGTCTGTCTCTGTCTCCCCCACCGGTGGAGGATTCTTCTCTAATAAGTCTGTCCTACTCGGTATATTCCTCCTCGCCTTGCCGTTGTTTCCTTCTCAGGCTCCCGATTTCGTCGGAGAGACGGTTCTCACCAAGCTCTGGGAGCTGATCCACCTCCTGTTCGTCGGCATTGCCGTCGCTTACGGTTTGTTTAGCCGTAGGAATGTCGAATCAAATGTGGAGTTAAGGAGGAGTGGTGTAGATGATGAGTCTTCCTTGTCATACGTGTCTAGAATCCTCCAGGTTTCCTCTGTTTTCGACGAGGAGGAGGAGTTGGAGAATCCATGTAGTTTTGTTGATGTGAGTGCTCGAGCTTCTGCGGTGGTGAAAGAGATGAATAAGTCTGATTCCTTCGCTGTGGATGAATCTTTGTCTGAATATGGTGAGATCAATCAAGTGCAAGCTTGGAACTCGCAGTATTTTCAAGGAAGGTCTAAGGTTGTGGTTGCTCGACCAGCTTATGGTCTTGATGGTCACCACGTTGTGCACCAGTCACTAGGCTTGCCTGTTAGGAGTTTAAGGTCGGCTCTTGAGGACAAGGAGAAAGCTGAGGAGGATGAGTCATTGGCTGCTGATAATGATGAGGTCATGGCTGCTGCTGCTCCGTCTTCTTCTCCATGGCATTCTAGTCCTGAGATGATGGGAACGGCAGACGATGAAACCCGGTTTACGACCCGGTCtagtgtttcttcttcttcttcatcaaaaaCTAGCTTTGAGTCACATGATCAGAAGAACAGATACTCGCCTTCTCGTTCTGTCTCCGGAGAGTCTTTAGACTCTAACGTGGAGGAAAAGAGTCATCAAGGTTCATCACGGTCTAGCTCGCCATCATTGCCACCATCACCACCACTGTCTCCATCTCCTGATGATACTCACAGGCGTGTCTTACAGTCTAGGCATTATTACAGTGATGGTTCTTTGTTAGGATGTGAAGATAAACTAGAGGGATCTGAATCAGGGAAGAACAAGTCTCGCAGATCTTATCCTCCTGATGGTGCTGATCATTCCACTACTAGTAGAAGACGGTATCTTCAGCAGAAGAGTGATAGCCATCTGTTTGAGAAACGATTAGAGTCTGACCATAACAAGGTGAGTGTCAAGAAGGTGCGGAGCCACGACTCTTTTGAGTTCCAACCAAGGCGTGCAATGCTTTCTTCACGAGGGGGCAGCGACACTTTGGTGGTGAAAGACAGCAAAAGAAACTCTgcggatgatgatgatgtcgaCTCTGAGGATTATGATCTTCCTGGTGAGGAGAACAAGGAAGTGATACCAAACAGTCCGCAATCTTGGAGAGCTTATAGAGGAAAGTCAGTGAGGACCATAAGATCTGACCGCAACCATGGGGATTCATCTGCTGATGACAGAGGGGAAAGCCATGGAAGAACAAAACCAAGAAGACAATGGCAGCAAGAACTAGCAATAGTACTACACCAGGAGAAGCAGCATTCAGAGCCTGATGATGTTGCGGAAGAGACCGAGACCGAGGCTGAGCTACCTCAAGAAACCttagaggaggaagaagaagaggaagttgCTGCTTGGGAAAGCCAGAGCAATAATGTAAGCAATGAGCATTATGAAGTTGATAGAAAGGCTGATGAGTTCATAGCCAAGTTCAGAGAACAGATTAGGTTGCAGAAACTACATTCAGGTGAGCAGCAACGTAGAGGAGGTGGGACTGGCGCTATCAGAAACAGCCATTTCAGATGA
- the LOC108851394 gene encoding peptidyl-prolyl cis-trans isomerase FKBP20-2, chloroplastic yields MLTILSNPLSPKLTVLCESLGILTCRSKRPTCCSLSEEPKYQSLSRRNLVYVLVSTPCLFATLPSSAKTKSKSPYDERRLLEQNKRIQRENNAPDEFPNFVREGFEVKVVASDNYIKADSGLIYRDFDVGQGDCPKDGQQVTFHYIGYNESGRRIDSTYIQGSPAKIRMGTNALVPGFEMGIRDMKPGGRRRIIIPPELGPPVGPSTFFSSKQFEVFDVELVSIQSCERRTIGFYSDVTCS; encoded by the exons ATGCTGACGATTCTATCAAACCCTCTCTCTCCGAAGCTTACAGTTCTAT GTGAAAGCCTCGGGATCTTGACATGTCGGAGTAAAAGACCGACGTGTTGTTCGTTGAGTGAAGAACCAAAGTACCAAAG CTTGAGTAGGAGGAATCTTGTTTACGTTTTAGTTTCTACACCGTGTTTGTTTGCAACGTTACCTTCGTCTGCAAAGACTAAATCAAAGAGCCCTTATGACGAGAGGAGGTTACTAGAACAGAACAAGAGGATACAGAGAGAGAACAATGCTCCTGATGAGTTTCCCAACTTTGTTAGAGAAG GTTTTGAGGTTAAGGTAGTAGCTTCAGATAATTACATAAAGGCTGATTCAggtcttatataccgagatttCGATGTTGGTCAAGGTGATTGCCCTAAAGATGGTCAGCAG GTGACTTTTCATTATATTGGATATAATGAGTCTGGAAGACGAATAGACAGTACTTACATACAAGGATCTCCTGCTAAGATCCGCATGGGAACCAATGCACTTGTTCCAG GGTTTGAAATGGGCATTCGTGACATGAAGCCTGGTGGACGAAGAAGGATCATCATACCTCCAGAACTGGGACCTCCG GTGGGACCTTCGACCTTCTTCAGCTCGAAGCAGTTTGAAGTTTTTGACGTGGAGCTGGTTAGTATCCAGAGCTGTGAGAGGAGGACAATAGGATTCTACTCTGATGTCACTTGCAGTTAA
- the LOC108851741 gene encoding probable U3 small nucleolar RNA-associated protein 11 has protein sequence MSSLRNAVPRPAHKERSQPQARKRYGLLEKHKDYVIRAKAYHQKEDIKKKLKQKAAFKNPDEFYFKMINSKTVDGVHRPKEEINKYSAEELMIMKTQDIGYVFQKWQSEKNKIDKLTASLQCTEDQPSRRHVYFAEDRKEARELELQAKSKIDISATYIPKDIKKKMDRSYRDLEARKSRAKDLEKLYMDMSMQKELQKKGRKRKLREDEILNPNGKPVYKWKADRKR, from the exons ATGTCGTCGCTACGTAATGCTGTTCCACGGCCAGCTCATAAGGAGCGTTCTCAACC ACAAGCGAGGAAGAGGTATGGCCTCCTCGAGAAGCATAAGGACTATGTCATCCGAGCTAAAGCTTACCACCAAAAGGAAGACATTAAAAAG AAACTTAAGCAGAAGGCGGCTTTCAAGAATCCAGATGAGTTCTATTTCAAGATGATCAATAGTAAAACTGTTGATGGAGTTCACAGACCAAA GGAAGAGATAAACAAGTACAGTGCGGAAGAGCTCATGATCATGAAGACCCAAGATATTGGATATGTGTTCCAAAAATGGCAGAGTGAGAAGAAc AAAATTGATAAGCTCACTGCATCACTGCAATGTACGGAGGACCAGCCTAGCCGGAGACATGTCTACTTTGCAGAAGACAG AAAGGAAGCTAGAGAGCTGGAGTTGCAAGCTAAAAGCAAAATTGATATCTCCGCCACATATATTCCGAAAGATATTAAAAA GAAAATGGATAGATCATACAGAGATCTCGAGGCGAGGAAGAGCAGAGCTAAAGATTTGGAGAAACTATACATGGACATGTCAATGCAGAAGGAGTTACAG AAGAAGGGTCGCAAACGCAAGCTGCGTGAAGACGAGATACTCAACCCAAATGGTAAACCGGTTTACAAATGGAAAGCAGATCGAAAACGCTGA
- the LOC108854961 gene encoding protein ARABIDILLO 2 isoform X1: MFVGSGQDMSRRVRQRVDDNGVDSPQRYLVISDDDNDLAPKAQDSVDWTSLSYDTVLLLFTRLNYRDRASLASTCRTWRSLGASSCLWTSLDLRPHKFDLSMAASLADRCANLQKVRFRGLDSADAMVNLRARNLVEISGDYCRKITDATLSMIAARHEALESLQLGPDFCERITSDAIKVIAFCCPKLRKLRLSGMRDVNSEAIESLAKHCPQLCDVGFLDCLNINEEALGKVVSLRYLSVAGTMNLNWRVAAENWEKLPRLTALDASRTSIDNVAVSRLMKSSQSLRVVCALNCPLLEHDVNVKGKLLLAMFNNAFKFDDNSKKTPKDVFAHWREMISKEDKSIDETMRWIEWIISHSLLRMAESNSQALNSFWLNQGAKLLLRLMQSSQEDVQERAATGLATFIVVDDENASIDCGRAEAVMRDGGIRLLLKLANSWREGLQSEAAKAIANLSVNANVAKAVAEEGGINVLAGLAKSMNRLVAEEAAGGLWNLSVGEEHKNEIAQAGGVNALVKLIFRWPNGCDGVLERAAGALANLAADDKCSTEVARAGGVHALVMLARNCKYEGAQEQAARALANLAAHGDSNNNNAAVGQEAGALEALVQLTKSPHEGVQQEAAGALWNLSFDDKNRESIAAFGGVEALVALAKECSDASTGLQERAAGALWGLSVSEANSIAIGQEGGIPPLIALAGSEAEDVHETAAGALWNLAFNPGNALRIVAEGGVVALVQLCSSSVSKMARFMAALALAYMFDGRMDEYAMIGSSSAESTSKSVSLPGARIKALKHIESFITTFMEPQVFAAAALSSAPSMLAQVSEKIRIPEVGHLRCSGSEIGRFVTMLRNPSPILKACAAFALVQFTIPGGRHAMHHASLMQNAGEARILRSAAAAANMPREAKIFAKIVLRNLEHHQAECSKGKKSIIL; encoded by the exons ATGTTTGTAGGATCTGGTCAAGATATGAGTCGTAGGGTGCGTCAGAGAGTGGATGATAACGGAGTTGATTCACCACAACGTTATCTTGTGATtagtgatgatgataatgatttAGCACCAAAGGCTCAGGACTCTGTGGATTGGACTAGTTTGTCTTACGACACTGTGCTTCTTCTCTTTACTCGGTTGAACTACCGAGACCGAGCTAGCTTAGCATCCACCTGCAGGACATGGAGAAGCCTCGGTGCTTCCTCTTGTCTCTGGACCTCGTTAGATCTCCGTCCACACAAGTTTGATCTTTCGATGGCAGCTTCTCTTGCGGATAGGTGTGCTAACCTTCAGAAGGTTCGGTTCCGTGGACTTGACTCTGCTGACGCAATGGTTAACCTCAGGGCGAGGAACCTGGTTGAGATAAGCGGCGACTATTGTAGGAAGATTACAGATGCTACATTGTCTATGATCGCTGCGAGACACGAAGCTCTCGAGAGCCTTCAGCTTGGACCAGACTTCTGCGAGAGGATCACTAGCGACGCTATCAAAGTGATTGCCTTCTGCTGTCCGAAGCTTAGGAAGCTCAGGCTTTCAGGGATGAGAGATGTTAACTCCGAGGCGATTGAGTCTCTGGCCAAGCACTGTCCGCAGCTCTGTGATGTTGGATTCTTGGATTGTCTGAACATCAACGAAGAAGCGCTGGGGAAAGTGGTGTCTCTTCGGTACCTCTCCGTTGCAGGGACGATGAACTTGAACTGGAGAGTTGCTGCAGAGAACTGGGAGAAGCTTCCGAGGTTAACAGCTTTGGATGCTTCCAGAACCAGCATTGACAATGTAGCGGTTTCGAGGCTGATGAAGTCGTCTCAGAGCTTGAGAGTTGTGTGCGCTTTGAACTGCCCTTTGCTAGAACATGATGTGAATGTCAAAGGGAAGCTCCTGCTTGCTATGTTTAACAATGCTTTTAAATTTGACGATAACTCAAAGAAGACGCCAAAGGATGTATTCGCTCACTGGAGAGAGATGATAAGCAAGGAGGATAAAAGCATTGACGAAACAATGCGTTGGATTGAGTGGATCATCTCTCATTCGCTTTTAAGAATGGCAGAGAGCAACTCTCAAGCACTGAACAGTTTCTGGCTCAACCAGGGAGCTAAGCTGCTTCTCAGGTTAATGCAAAGCTCGCAAGAGGATGTACAAGAGAGAGCGGCGACAGGGCTTGCGACTTTCATCGTTGTCGACGATGAGAACGCTAGCATAGACTGTGGAAGAGCAGAAGCAGTTATGAGAGACGGAGGTATCAGGCTTCTTCTGAAACTCGCTAACTCTTGGCGTGAAGGTCTTCAGTCAGAAGCTGCAAAGGCTATTGCGAACTTGTCTGTGAACGCTAACGTTGCAAAGGCTGTTGCTGAAGAAGGAGGGATCAATGTTCTTGCTGGTTTAGCGAAGTCTATGAATAGACTTGTGGCTGAAGAAGCTGCTGGTGGACTATGGAATCTCTCTGTTGGAGAAGAGCATAAG aatGAAATTGCTCAAGCTGGAGGAGTGAATGCTTTAGTGAAGCTTATATTTAGATGGCCAAATGGCTGTGATGGAGTTCTG GAGCGTGCTGCTGGGGCGTTAGCTAATTTAGCAGCAGACGATAAATGTAGCACTGAAGTTGCAAGAGCAGGAGGTGTGCATGCCTTGGTGATGCTAGCTCGAAACTGCAAGTATGAAGGAGCACAAGAACAG GCGGCTCGTGCTTTGGCTAACTTGGCTGCTCATGGTGATAGCAACAATAACAATGCTGCTGTAGGACAAGAGGCTGGTGCCTTAGAAGCACTTGTTCAGCTGACGAAATCGCCTCATGAAGGTGTTCAACAGGAAGCTGCTGGTGCTCTTTGGAATTTGTCGTTTGATGACAAGAATCGAGAATCCATTGCTGCTTTTGGTGGTGTTGAAGCGTTG gtgGCGCTTGCCAAGGAATGTTCAGATGCATCCACAGGTCTGCAAGAGAGAGCAGCTGGTGCCCTCTGGGGTCTATCAGTCTCAGAAGCAAACAG CATTGCAATTGGACAAGAAGGTGGTATACCGCCTCTAATTGCTCTTGCAGGATCTGAAGCtgag GACGTACATGAAACCGCTGCAGGAGCTCTGTGGAATCTTGCTTTCAATCCTGGTAATGCTCTCCGCATTGTTGCTGAAGGAGGAGTTGTAGCACTTGTTCAACTCTGTTCGTCTTCTGTTTCCAAAATGGCTCGTTTTATGGCTGCATTAGCATTAGCATACATGTTTGATGGAAG GATGGATGAATATGCGATGATAGGGAGTTCATCGGCGGAAAGTACATCTAAGAGTGTTAGCTTGCCTGGTGCTAGAATAAAGGCTCTTAAACACATTGAGAGTTTCATTACAACCTTCATGGAACCTCAAGTCTTTGCAGCAGCTGCTTTATCATCTGCTCCTTCTATGTTAGCACAAGTCTCAGAGAAAATTAGAATCCCTGAAGTTGGCCACTTGAGATGCAGCGGTTCCGAGATTGGAAGATTCGTTACGATGCTGCGCAACCCTTCTCCTATACTCAAAGCATGTGCAGCTTTTGCGCTTGTCCAG TTTACAATACCGGGAGGTAGACACGCAATGCATCACGCAAGCTTGATGCAGAACGCTGGAGAAGCGAGGATCTTGCGTTCTGCTGCTGCAGCTGCGAACATGCCTCGTGAGGCTAAGATATTTGCGAAGATTGTGCTTAGGAATCTGGAGCATCACCAGGCAGAATGttcaaaaggaaagaaaagtaTCATCTTATAA
- the LOC108854961 gene encoding protein ARABIDILLO 2 isoform X2 yields the protein MSRRVRQRVDDNGVDSPQRYLVISDDDNDLAPKAQDSVDWTSLSYDTVLLLFTRLNYRDRASLASTCRTWRSLGASSCLWTSLDLRPHKFDLSMAASLADRCANLQKVRFRGLDSADAMVNLRARNLVEISGDYCRKITDATLSMIAARHEALESLQLGPDFCERITSDAIKVIAFCCPKLRKLRLSGMRDVNSEAIESLAKHCPQLCDVGFLDCLNINEEALGKVVSLRYLSVAGTMNLNWRVAAENWEKLPRLTALDASRTSIDNVAVSRLMKSSQSLRVVCALNCPLLEHDVNVKGKLLLAMFNNAFKFDDNSKKTPKDVFAHWREMISKEDKSIDETMRWIEWIISHSLLRMAESNSQALNSFWLNQGAKLLLRLMQSSQEDVQERAATGLATFIVVDDENASIDCGRAEAVMRDGGIRLLLKLANSWREGLQSEAAKAIANLSVNANVAKAVAEEGGINVLAGLAKSMNRLVAEEAAGGLWNLSVGEEHKNEIAQAGGVNALVKLIFRWPNGCDGVLERAAGALANLAADDKCSTEVARAGGVHALVMLARNCKYEGAQEQAARALANLAAHGDSNNNNAAVGQEAGALEALVQLTKSPHEGVQQEAAGALWNLSFDDKNRESIAAFGGVEALVALAKECSDASTGLQERAAGALWGLSVSEANSIAIGQEGGIPPLIALAGSEAEDVHETAAGALWNLAFNPGNALRIVAEGGVVALVQLCSSSVSKMARFMAALALAYMFDGRMDEYAMIGSSSAESTSKSVSLPGARIKALKHIESFITTFMEPQVFAAAALSSAPSMLAQVSEKIRIPEVGHLRCSGSEIGRFVTMLRNPSPILKACAAFALVQFTIPGGRHAMHHASLMQNAGEARILRSAAAAANMPREAKIFAKIVLRNLEHHQAECSKGKKSIIL from the exons ATGAGTCGTAGGGTGCGTCAGAGAGTGGATGATAACGGAGTTGATTCACCACAACGTTATCTTGTGATtagtgatgatgataatgatttAGCACCAAAGGCTCAGGACTCTGTGGATTGGACTAGTTTGTCTTACGACACTGTGCTTCTTCTCTTTACTCGGTTGAACTACCGAGACCGAGCTAGCTTAGCATCCACCTGCAGGACATGGAGAAGCCTCGGTGCTTCCTCTTGTCTCTGGACCTCGTTAGATCTCCGTCCACACAAGTTTGATCTTTCGATGGCAGCTTCTCTTGCGGATAGGTGTGCTAACCTTCAGAAGGTTCGGTTCCGTGGACTTGACTCTGCTGACGCAATGGTTAACCTCAGGGCGAGGAACCTGGTTGAGATAAGCGGCGACTATTGTAGGAAGATTACAGATGCTACATTGTCTATGATCGCTGCGAGACACGAAGCTCTCGAGAGCCTTCAGCTTGGACCAGACTTCTGCGAGAGGATCACTAGCGACGCTATCAAAGTGATTGCCTTCTGCTGTCCGAAGCTTAGGAAGCTCAGGCTTTCAGGGATGAGAGATGTTAACTCCGAGGCGATTGAGTCTCTGGCCAAGCACTGTCCGCAGCTCTGTGATGTTGGATTCTTGGATTGTCTGAACATCAACGAAGAAGCGCTGGGGAAAGTGGTGTCTCTTCGGTACCTCTCCGTTGCAGGGACGATGAACTTGAACTGGAGAGTTGCTGCAGAGAACTGGGAGAAGCTTCCGAGGTTAACAGCTTTGGATGCTTCCAGAACCAGCATTGACAATGTAGCGGTTTCGAGGCTGATGAAGTCGTCTCAGAGCTTGAGAGTTGTGTGCGCTTTGAACTGCCCTTTGCTAGAACATGATGTGAATGTCAAAGGGAAGCTCCTGCTTGCTATGTTTAACAATGCTTTTAAATTTGACGATAACTCAAAGAAGACGCCAAAGGATGTATTCGCTCACTGGAGAGAGATGATAAGCAAGGAGGATAAAAGCATTGACGAAACAATGCGTTGGATTGAGTGGATCATCTCTCATTCGCTTTTAAGAATGGCAGAGAGCAACTCTCAAGCACTGAACAGTTTCTGGCTCAACCAGGGAGCTAAGCTGCTTCTCAGGTTAATGCAAAGCTCGCAAGAGGATGTACAAGAGAGAGCGGCGACAGGGCTTGCGACTTTCATCGTTGTCGACGATGAGAACGCTAGCATAGACTGTGGAAGAGCAGAAGCAGTTATGAGAGACGGAGGTATCAGGCTTCTTCTGAAACTCGCTAACTCTTGGCGTGAAGGTCTTCAGTCAGAAGCTGCAAAGGCTATTGCGAACTTGTCTGTGAACGCTAACGTTGCAAAGGCTGTTGCTGAAGAAGGAGGGATCAATGTTCTTGCTGGTTTAGCGAAGTCTATGAATAGACTTGTGGCTGAAGAAGCTGCTGGTGGACTATGGAATCTCTCTGTTGGAGAAGAGCATAAG aatGAAATTGCTCAAGCTGGAGGAGTGAATGCTTTAGTGAAGCTTATATTTAGATGGCCAAATGGCTGTGATGGAGTTCTG GAGCGTGCTGCTGGGGCGTTAGCTAATTTAGCAGCAGACGATAAATGTAGCACTGAAGTTGCAAGAGCAGGAGGTGTGCATGCCTTGGTGATGCTAGCTCGAAACTGCAAGTATGAAGGAGCACAAGAACAG GCGGCTCGTGCTTTGGCTAACTTGGCTGCTCATGGTGATAGCAACAATAACAATGCTGCTGTAGGACAAGAGGCTGGTGCCTTAGAAGCACTTGTTCAGCTGACGAAATCGCCTCATGAAGGTGTTCAACAGGAAGCTGCTGGTGCTCTTTGGAATTTGTCGTTTGATGACAAGAATCGAGAATCCATTGCTGCTTTTGGTGGTGTTGAAGCGTTG gtgGCGCTTGCCAAGGAATGTTCAGATGCATCCACAGGTCTGCAAGAGAGAGCAGCTGGTGCCCTCTGGGGTCTATCAGTCTCAGAAGCAAACAG CATTGCAATTGGACAAGAAGGTGGTATACCGCCTCTAATTGCTCTTGCAGGATCTGAAGCtgag GACGTACATGAAACCGCTGCAGGAGCTCTGTGGAATCTTGCTTTCAATCCTGGTAATGCTCTCCGCATTGTTGCTGAAGGAGGAGTTGTAGCACTTGTTCAACTCTGTTCGTCTTCTGTTTCCAAAATGGCTCGTTTTATGGCTGCATTAGCATTAGCATACATGTTTGATGGAAG GATGGATGAATATGCGATGATAGGGAGTTCATCGGCGGAAAGTACATCTAAGAGTGTTAGCTTGCCTGGTGCTAGAATAAAGGCTCTTAAACACATTGAGAGTTTCATTACAACCTTCATGGAACCTCAAGTCTTTGCAGCAGCTGCTTTATCATCTGCTCCTTCTATGTTAGCACAAGTCTCAGAGAAAATTAGAATCCCTGAAGTTGGCCACTTGAGATGCAGCGGTTCCGAGATTGGAAGATTCGTTACGATGCTGCGCAACCCTTCTCCTATACTCAAAGCATGTGCAGCTTTTGCGCTTGTCCAG TTTACAATACCGGGAGGTAGACACGCAATGCATCACGCAAGCTTGATGCAGAACGCTGGAGAAGCGAGGATCTTGCGTTCTGCTGCTGCAGCTGCGAACATGCCTCGTGAGGCTAAGATATTTGCGAAGATTGTGCTTAGGAATCTGGAGCATCACCAGGCAGAATGttcaaaaggaaagaaaagtaTCATCTTATAA